The Desulfovibrio piger DNA segment CGACCTTTTCCGGTGGAGAGTCCTACACCGGGCCGGGAAGTATCCCGCACCCTCTGCAGGCATGAGCCGGAAAGGGCGCATCCGTCGTGCCTGCTCACAAAGGGGAGAGCTCCAGCTCCAGGGGGACAGGTACGATGGCTGTGGTGAAAAGGAGGGGGCAGGCACAGGCAGTCTTCCTGCCGGGAGGGAAGGCAAGGGGCATCTGTTGTCCCGGCGGGCTTTGGTGTAGGATGGCAGCGCTGTGACCATGACGACAAGTCCGTCCGGTGTGTCCTGAAGGCCCCTGTCATGGCGGGCCATATGAGCGCTTTTCTTTCTTTTTTTGATGCCCGGCATGGCTGATGAACAAAAATGCCGTACAGGGCATCTGTGGGCCATTTCGGCCGTGTGGCCGTTTTTGGCCTTCACTGGAGTCCTATGCTACGAAAGTCTCCCTATTCCCTGCCCGCCAGTCAGTACGGCGGCGGGCGCAAGCGCATCTTCATCGGCCTGATGCTGGCCTCCTGCTGCGTGGCCTGTCTGGCTCTGGCCTTCTTCCTCATCCTGCCCTGGTCGGACTATGGCCAGACCCTCACCTGGCTGCCGCTGCTGTGCATGCTGGTGGGCGGGGCAGGCATCCTGGCCCTGATCTGGATGTGCGGCACGCTGGTCTGGCATGTCTACACGGGGCGCTATCTCCCCGGGGTGAGCAGCGTGCGCCATGTGACCATCCGCCTGTTCTTCCCGCTCATGGAGCTGCTGGCCAAGGTGGTGCGCATGGAGCGCAAGCGGGTGCGGCATTCCTTCATCAAGGTCAACAACGAACTGGTGCTGGCCGACCGCCCGCGCGTGCGGCCGGAGCGGCTGCTCCTGCTGCTGCCGCACTGCATCCAGCGCAGCGCCTGCCCGCACCGTCTCAACCATAATGTGGACCTATGCCGCCGTTGCGGACAATGCCCCGTGGGCGGCCTGCTGCAGCTGCGGGACCGTTACGGTTTCCATCTGGCGCTGGCCACCGGCGGGACCATCGCCCGGCGCATCGTGGTCCAGACGCGGCCCCGCATGATCATCGCCGTGGCCTGCGAACGGGACCTCACCTCCGGCATCCAGGACAGCTACCCCTTGCCGGTCTTCGGCATCCTCAACCAGCGCCCCTGCGGCCCCTGTCTGGACACGCTGGTGTCCCTTGCGGCCGTGGAGGGGGCCGTGCGCCTGTTCCTCGGGCTTGAGGACAGCGCGGAGACCGGAGATAACGCTAAAAATAATCATTTTATTTCAAAGTGATACCTATGATAGGAACAAAAAGGAAAGCAGGCCGGGATACGGCCGGTCAGGCCTTTGCCGCTGAAGGCAACGGCCATTTTACGGAAAGCCGCCGTCTGCGGCAGCTCCCGCCCGCGGCCCCGGCCCTGGCCCTGCGGGCCCTGTGTCTGCTGGACAGCGCCTTCAGTGCGGGCTGCACCATCCAGGCGGCCCTGCAGCAGGTGCTGGAAGACACGGCCCGGCGGCAGGAAGGCGGTCTGGCCGAGCGTGACCGGCATCTGGCGGCGGAGCTGGCTTACGGTACCCTGCGCATGGAGAACCGTCTGGCCTTCGTGCTGGGCAAGGTGCTGCGGCAGCCGCTCAAGCTGCCCCTGCCGTTGCGGCGGTTGCTGGCCGTGGCGGCCTACGGCCTGCTGTTCCTGGATCGTCTGCCTGCCCATGCCGTCCTGCATACGGCCGTGGATCTGGCCCGGCAGCTCTACGGGCCGGGGCTGGCCAAGGTGGTCAACGGCAGCCTGCGTTCCGTGCAGCGCTTGGGCGATTCCGTCCGGACGCCGGATTTCTATGCCGGACCTGCGGATGAAGAAACGTTTTTTGCCGAGGATGCGGCCGCGGCCCGCAAGTTGCGCAGCCTTGCCCTGCCGGAAGCAGAACTGCGGCTGGCCCGCTTCCATGCCGTGCCGCGCTGGCTGGTGGCCCTGTGGCAACAGGCCTACGGTGACGAGGCTTGCCGGGCCCTGCTGGCCCGTTCCGGGGCGCGCCCCTGGCAGGCGCTGCGCGTCAATGCCTCGCGTCCCCAGGCTGCGACCCTGAAACAGGCCTTGCTGGCCTGTGTCCCGGCGGACGGTCCCGCGCCGCAGGCCGTGGGGCGCTGGGGCGTGGCCTTCGCGCCCGGGCAGACGCCTGCCGCCGTGCAGGGCGAGGCGCTTGCCCGTCTGCTGGAGCAGGGGGCCCTTTCGCAGCAGGCGGCGGCCTCGCAGGAAGTGATGGCCGCGCTGGGGCTGGAAGACTGGCTGGGCCGTGGCTGGCCCGTATGGGATGCCTGTGCCGGTTACGGCGGCAAGAGCGTGCAATTGCTGGAGCAGGGCGGTGACGTGCGCCTGTGCACGGACCGCAGCTTCTCCCGTCTGCGGCAGGTGCCGGGGCATTGCCGCCGTCTGGGCCTTGCGTTGCCGCATCTGGCCCTGGCCGATGCTTCCCGGCCGCCCGTCGTCCGCTGGCAGGGCGGCATCATCGCCGATGTGCCGTGCAGCGGCCTGGGCGTGCTGGCCCGCCGTCCCGATCTGCGGCGTCGTCCCCGGACGGCCCTTGCCGAGCACGCCGACCTGCAACGGGCCATCCTCAAGGCTCTGGCCGCACGTCTGGAGCCCGGCGCCGAGCTGGCCTACATCACCTGTACCCTGCATCCGCTGGAGAACGAGCAGGCCGTGGACTGGCTGCTGGCGGAAGACAGCGGCCTGGAGCGCCTTGTGCAATGGCAGACGCCCCACGATCACCCCTGGCTGGAAGGCATGTTCGCCGCCCGCCTGCGGCGGCGTGGGTAGGGGAGAAGATGCTTGAGGGGGCACGGTGTATCCTGACCGGATACACCGTGCCCCCTGTTGTTTTTTGTCACTCTGGTGGAAAGAGTTCCTGACCATTTTTACAGGGAGGGGATCACCGTCTTTCAGACAACGGCGGGGACCCTCCGGCCAGACCGGAAGAAAGGTTTTTTCAGGGATGGGGAGAGCGCGAGAGGGGAAGGGGCAGTTTTTACAAAAAACGCCCCTTCCCCTCTCGCCATTATATTTCTTTCCCTCCCGGCTACTGTCGGGGGGTCTTGGCATCCACCGGGGCCGCGATGGCTTCCCCGGCGGGCTCGTCTTCAGGGATGTGGCAGTGCAGGCGGTTCAGCAGGGCTTCCAGCTCCTGGGGGCTGGTGTAGCGCAGGGTGATGCGGCCGCTTTCCATATCGCCGCTGACGCGGGCCTTGCAGGGCAGGGCGGCGCAGAGGCTTTTTTGCAGGGCGGCGATCTGGGGCAGCTTTTTGCGCTTGCAGGGGGCGGGCCGCTGCGGGGCGGCTTCGCTGGCGGCGGTCCAGGGCAGGCGCTGTTCCTCGCGCCAGAGGGCCACGGCCTCTTCGGCCTGGCGCACGCTCAGGGACTCGCTGATGATATGGCTGCGCAGCACTTCGGCGGCGGCCAGGGCGCGCTCGTCATTGCCCAGGGCCAGCAGGCAGCGGGCATGACCGGCGCTGAGGCGGCCGTGATGGAGATCGTCCTGCGCGGCGGGCGAAAGCTGGAGCAGGCGCAGGGCATTGGCGATGGCCGGGCGGCTCTTGCCCAGGCGGGCGGCCAGGGCCTCCTGCGTCAGCTTGAGGGTCTCGCGCAGCTGCTGCAGTGCCTGGGCCTCTTCCATGGGATTGAGGTCTTCGCGCTGCAGGTTCTCGATAAGGGCGGCGGCCATGACTTCGGCATCGCTCATCTCGCGCACGTGCACGGGCACCTGCCCGAGGCCCGCCTGACGGGCGGCCCGCCAGCGGCGTTCTCCGGCCACGATCTGGTAGTGGCCGGGCCTGTCGGCCAGGGGGCGCACCAGCAGGGGCTGGATGATGCCCTGTTCGCGGATGGAGGCCGCCAGTTCGGCCAGGGATTCGGCGTCGAAGGTCTGGCGGGGCTGGCTGGGATTGGCATGCAGATGGGACAGGGGCAGCAGGGTGGGGCTGTGTTCCGTGCCCGTCTCTTTTTCCGGCGAATCGTTCTTTTCCTGCCGGGCGGCGCCCATATCCGTACGGCGCAACAGGGCGTCCAGGCCGCGGCCGAGACCTTTGCTACTCATGCTCTCTCCTTGACATCATGCCGTGCTGGCGGCACTTTTTACGACAGTGATTGCCCCAAAACTTTTGACCAGAGGAAACCATGTCCAACAAGCATCTTCTGTACCTGACCGACCGTCAGGGAAATCTGGAAGGGGTGCAGCTTTCTGCCGCCCTGTGGTCGCATTGCGAGGCGGCCGTCGTCAAGGCCCTGAAGGCCATGGAGCCCCCCCTGGAGCACCTGAACGACGAGCCCGTGGCTGATTTCGAGCGACTGCTCCAGTTCTGGGATTTCCGTTATCCGTACAGCCCCGAGGTCACCTGTCCGCATTGCGGCGCCCATACCGCCGACTGGCGCGACGACCCCGCGCATCCGTTCCATCTGACCACGGCCAATCTGGGCGGCCTGCTGGTCTTCCGTTGCAAGAGCTGCCAGTCCACGGTGCGCCAGAAGCATTTCCGCGACCACATGGCCGTGGAATGCACGCCGTACAATCCTGACTAGTTTTGCCGGCGGTGCTTCCCGTTGCCGCTGTTTTTTGCCGGGCTTTGCCCGGCTTTTTTTATGCCCGCCTCTCGGGCATGACGGCGGGGCTTTCCGGCTTTTCAGGAAGACCGGCCGTCATGTGTTTTTTTAGCGCGGCTGCGGCATGCGGGCGGGATCGCGCAGGGCCACTTCCTTGGCAAGGTTGAGGTAGGCGTCGGCGCCCTTGGACTTGATGTCGTAGTGGATGATGGACTTGCCGTGGCTGGGGGCTTCGGAAAGGCGCACGTTGCGCGGGATGACCGTCTCGAAGAGGTGGTCGGGGAAGCAGCGCTGCACTTCGTCGCGCACTTCGCGGGTCAGGCGGTTGCGGGCATCGTACATGGTCAGCACCACGCCCAGCAGGTTCAGTTTGGGATTGAGGCGTTTTTTGACCAGTTCGAAGGTCTGCAGCAGTTTGACGATACCTTCCAGGGCGAAAAACTCGCACTGCAGGGGGATGAGCAGTTCCTGCGAGGCGCAGAGGGAGTTGAGGGTCAGCAGGCCCAGGGACGGCGGGCAGTCGATGATGATGTAATCGTACTCCGTGCCCAGCGGTTCGAGGCAGTCGCGCAGGTAGAACTCGCGGGCCATCTTATCCACCAGTTCCAGTTCCACGGCCACCAGGTTGGTGCTGGCGGGCAGCACGTCGAGGAAGGGCGTGCGGGTGCTGCTGATGCTCTCGTGGATGTTCTCCGGCGTATAGAAGGTGGAGTAGAGGTCGTGATGCAGGTCTTCCTGGGCGATACCGATACCGCTGGTGCTGTTGGCCTGGGGGTCACAGTCCACCAGCAGCACGCGCTTTTCCATGACGGCCAGTGCGGCGGAAAGGTTGATGGCGGTGGTCGTCTTGCCGACGCCGCCTTTTTGGTTGGCTATGGAAATGATGCGCGCCATGCTGTCCTCCGGGCTGTGTTTCACGGGAAACAGGGGGAGCTGTTTCACGGGAAACAAACAAAAAAGTGAGGCCCCTCTGCCGGGGCCGCCATCTGCGGAACAAAATAAAGAAAAGCCCGGCAAATGGGAAGACGTGAACCGTCCGTGACAAAAAAATGCCGGTATGTCCGGCGGCATCGCTGTCCCCGCCATCGCCCGGGGCAGGGGTTCTTGCCCCGGATTCCGTTTCTGGCTAAAATCAGCGCCGCATTGCAACAAGGAGTTGGTTCCATGGCTGATACGCGCATTCTTCTGGTGGATGACGAAAAGGAAGTGACGGCCCTGCTGGCCAAGCGTCTTGTACGGCGCGGCTACCAGTGTGACACGGCGGCGGACGGCCTGCAGGCCGTGGAAGCCATGCGCGAACAGCCTTTTCCCATCGTCGTCATGGATGTGAAGATGCCCAATATGGACGGCATCGCCGCCCTCAAGATCATCGTGGAGCAGTGGCCCACCGCCCAGGTGATCCTGCTTTCCGGCCATGCGGACATGCAGCTTGCCGTGCAGGCCATGAGCGAAGGCGCTTTCGGCTACCTGATGAAACCTGTCGATTTTGATGAACTCCTGTTCAAAATCGAAGATGCCGCCATGCAGAGCCGGCTTGAAGGGCCGGAAAGCGACATGGCGCGATAGGATATTTGCATGAAGAAACTGTTCCGTCCTCTGGTGCTGGGCGGTATCCTTTTGCTGGCGGTGGGCCTGGCCCCCGTCATGGATACGACTCCCGCCCGTGCCGCCACCGTCACCGACGCCAACCTGAAGCAGATGCTGGAGGATCTGCTGCGCGAACATCCCGAGATCGTCCTGGACGTGCTGCGCTCCCACAGCGAAGACGTGCTGGACATCGCCCAGGCGGGCGCCAATGCGCGCCGCAAGGCCGCCCTGGAAGCCCAGTGGCACAAGGAAGTGAAGAACACTCCCCAAAAGCAGATCTCGCTGTCGGGCCGCCCGGTCAAGGGCAATGCGGCGGCGCCGGTGCGCATCGTGGCCTTTTCGGACTTCACCTGCCACTATTGCCAGCAGGCCACCCATGTGCTGGACGAGATCATGAAGAAATACGGCAAGAACGTCAGCCTGGTCTACAAGCACATGCCGCTGGACGAGCAGGGCCCCGGCATGCTGGCCGCCCGCTACTTCGTGGCCGTGGCCGCGCAGAGCGAGAGCAAGGCCTGGAAGTTCTATGACGCCATGTACGCCGACCGCGACCGCCTGCTGCTGGAAGGCCAGAAGTTCGTGGACGATGTCTGCGACAAGCTGGGCCTGGACAAGGACCGCCTGAAAAAGGACGCCGCCAGCGACAAGACGGCCCGGATCATCGCCCAGGATCTGGACGATGCCAAAAAGCTGAAGATCGACGGCACGCCCTGCTTCCTGGTCAATGGCCTGATGGTGCGGGGCGCACTGTCCGAACCCCTGTTCGAAGCGGCCGTGGACATCGCTCTGGAAGCGGCACGCTAACATCTGATCGTGACCGTACGAAGACCGGCTGCGGGATGCCCCGTATGCCGGTCTTTTTTTTTATGGCTTCGGGCCGGGCCGAAGACGGGATGGGCCTGCCGGGACGGAGGCGCGGGAAGGATGGCAGTGCCCGTTGTGCGGTGGAGTCTTTTGGCCGGGCTGTCCGGGGGCGGGCATCCGTCCGGAAAGCAGGGGGACTATCGGGACGGTCCGAAGGTCCGTTCTTGTTGAAAAGGACAGCGCGTGCCGCTGACGTCCGTCATGTGTGCGGGATGGTCCGGCAGGAAAGGAAGAGACCGCCGATGCGAGGGGGCGGACAAGGCAAAGGACAGCCCGGAGGCTGCCCTTTATGTGAAGGCCGGGCGTGGCGAAACGCCCGTCAAGATTAGCTGGAATAAAAAGTGGAAATCTCACTGCAACGCTACGTCAAAAAACTCCTGATGGCAAGATGCCAGCCCCTGCGCCCGCAGAGGAAAAAGGCCGGTATGCGGGAAAGGGCGGCCTGTCGGGCCGGATGTCTGGAAAAAAGGCACAAAAAAAG contains these protein-coding regions:
- a CDS encoding DUF116 domain-containing protein, which codes for MLRKSPYSLPASQYGGGRKRIFIGLMLASCCVACLALAFFLILPWSDYGQTLTWLPLLCMLVGGAGILALIWMCGTLVWHVYTGRYLPGVSSVRHVTIRLFFPLMELLAKVVRMERKRVRHSFIKVNNELVLADRPRVRPERLLLLLPHCIQRSACPHRLNHNVDLCRRCGQCPVGGLLQLRDRYGFHLALATGGTIARRIVVQTRPRMIIAVACERDLTSGIQDSYPLPVFGILNQRPCGPCLDTLVSLAAVEGAVRLFLGLEDSAETGDNAKNNHFISK
- a CDS encoding transcription antitermination factor NusB, coding for MIGTKRKAGRDTAGQAFAAEGNGHFTESRRLRQLPPAAPALALRALCLLDSAFSAGCTIQAALQQVLEDTARRQEGGLAERDRHLAAELAYGTLRMENRLAFVLGKVLRQPLKLPLPLRRLLAVAAYGLLFLDRLPAHAVLHTAVDLARQLYGPGLAKVVNGSLRSVQRLGDSVRTPDFYAGPADEETFFAEDAAAARKLRSLALPEAELRLARFHAVPRWLVALWQQAYGDEACRALLARSGARPWQALRVNASRPQAATLKQALLACVPADGPAPQAVGRWGVAFAPGQTPAAVQGEALARLLEQGALSQQAAASQEVMAALGLEDWLGRGWPVWDACAGYGGKSVQLLEQGGDVRLCTDRSFSRLRQVPGHCRRLGLALPHLALADASRPPVVRWQGGIIADVPCSGLGVLARRPDLRRRPRTALAEHADLQRAILKALAARLEPGAELAYITCTLHPLENEQAVDWLLAEDSGLERLVQWQTPHDHPWLEGMFAARLRRRG
- a CDS encoding ParB/RepB/Spo0J family partition protein; protein product: MSSKGLGRGLDALLRRTDMGAARQEKNDSPEKETGTEHSPTLLPLSHLHANPSQPRQTFDAESLAELAASIREQGIIQPLLVRPLADRPGHYQIVAGERRWRAARQAGLGQVPVHVREMSDAEVMAAALIENLQREDLNPMEEAQALQQLRETLKLTQEALAARLGKSRPAIANALRLLQLSPAAQDDLHHGRLSAGHARCLLALGNDERALAAAEVLRSHIISESLSVRQAEEAVALWREEQRLPWTAASEAAPQRPAPCKRKKLPQIAALQKSLCAALPCKARVSGDMESGRITLRYTSPQELEALLNRLHCHIPEDEPAGEAIAAPVDAKTPRQ
- a CDS encoding ParA family protein, which produces MARIISIANQKGGVGKTTTAINLSAALAVMEKRVLLVDCDPQANSTSGIGIAQEDLHHDLYSTFYTPENIHESISSTRTPFLDVLPASTNLVAVELELVDKMAREFYLRDCLEPLGTEYDYIIIDCPPSLGLLTLNSLCASQELLIPLQCEFFALEGIVKLLQTFELVKKRLNPKLNLLGVVLTMYDARNRLTREVRDEVQRCFPDHLFETVIPRNVRLSEAPSHGKSIIHYDIKSKGADAYLNLAKEVALRDPARMPQPR
- a CDS encoding response regulator — its product is MADTRILLVDDEKEVTALLAKRLVRRGYQCDTAADGLQAVEAMREQPFPIVVMDVKMPNMDGIAALKIIVEQWPTAQVILLSGHADMQLAVQAMSEGAFGYLMKPVDFDELLFKIEDAAMQSRLEGPESDMAR
- a CDS encoding DsbA family protein — encoded protein: MKKLFRPLVLGGILLLAVGLAPVMDTTPARAATVTDANLKQMLEDLLREHPEIVLDVLRSHSEDVLDIAQAGANARRKAALEAQWHKEVKNTPQKQISLSGRPVKGNAAAPVRIVAFSDFTCHYCQQATHVLDEIMKKYGKNVSLVYKHMPLDEQGPGMLAARYFVAVAAQSESKAWKFYDAMYADRDRLLLEGQKFVDDVCDKLGLDKDRLKKDAASDKTARIIAQDLDDAKKLKIDGTPCFLVNGLMVRGALSEPLFEAAVDIALEAAR